The Candidatus Neomarinimicrobiota bacterium genomic interval GCGCTGCAGACGGCCGAGGTTATATGGTCTAAAGTGGCTACTCTAGCGCCCTCCACCGGTTCGCAGAACGACTACAAGTGGCTAGGGGCATTCCCCATGCTGCGAGAGTGGATCGCCGAGCGTTACATCAAGAGCCTCGAAGGTCTGGGATACTCGATAGTCAACAAGGATTACGAGGCCACAGTCGAGGTAGATAAGAACGATATCGAAGACGATCAAGTCGGCGTATATCGTCCGGTCATCCAGGCGCTGGGGGCGAATGCAGCGGTTCACCCGGACAAGCTCATTTTCGAGCTGATGGTGGCGGGCTTCGATACCGACTGCTACGATGGGCAGTTCTTTTTCGACACCGACCATCCGGTGGCTGGAGCCGGTGTGAGCAACGACGGCGGCGGGGGCGGGAATCCCTGGTTCCTGCTGGACACCTCCAAGTTCATTATGCCGTTTATCTACCAGGAGCGCAAGAAGCCGGAATTCGTCGCGATCGAGGATCCGCAGTCCGAGAGCGTCTTCAAGCGGCGCAAGTTCCAGTATGGTGTCGATTATCGCGGCGCCGTCGGCTACGCGCTCTGGCAGCTGGCCTATGGCAGCAAGGACACCCTGAGCGCCGCCAATTTCGAAGCGGGTTTCCAGGCGATGATGGCTTTCAAAAACGACGAAGGCATACCGCTGGGGATTAAGCCGACACTCCTGGTGGTGGGACCAAGCAACCGGGCAGCGGCCCTGGAGATCCTGGTAGCCGAGCGGCTGGCGAATGGAGAGACCAATGTCAATCGCGGTTCGGCTGAATTGCTCTTGACCCCCTGGCTGATTTAATCATTTAACGCTGATTCAGGAGGAGTTCAATGAGCATTACAATAACCTGCAAACGGGAGCGATCGCGATGGCGCTGCGGGCATGAATTCACCCGCGAGCCGCAGACTTTCCCCGATGGCCACTTCAGCGATGAGGAGATCGAGCATCTGCAAGCCGATCCAGTGCTGACGGTTGAGATCGTGGACGATGGCCCGAAGCTTCCCGGCAAGAACTCCTCCCACGCCGAGCTGGACGCTTTTGCCGAGGCCAACAAGGAAGAGCACCACGAACTGACCGAGTTTATCGGCAAGGACGCCAAGGACGGTTGGACCAGGGAGTTGAAATTCCAGGCCATCGAGAAGGCCTTCACGCCGCCGCCGGAGGAGCAAACGGGGGGCTAATGGGTGGCTTCCAGCTCCAGTTTGATCACTCGCTGTTTGACCGGATTGCCGCTGCCCTGACCAACTTCGATCCGACCGACGTGGGCCGCAACATCGGCGAGCAGCTGCGCACCGAGACCATCTTCCGCTTCCAACGCGGCGAATCCCCCAAAGGTGAGAAATGGCCTGAATCCGCGCGCGTCAAGGCACAAGGCGGCCAGACGCTGGTAAACAGCGCCGCCCTGCGCAATTCCATCACCTACCAAGTGGACCAGGAGAGTATCCGGTTAGGGACCGATCTTATCTATGGCCCTATCCATCAGTACGGCGGTGTGATCAGGGCGAAAAATGCACCGCGTTTGGTTTTCAACATCCCGGGTGTAGGTGTACGAAGTTCGGAAGAAGTGAAGATTCCCCGCAGGCAGTTCATCCCGGACCCGGAGGACATCTCTGATGCAGAATTGCACCGTATTGCTGATATGGTCATCAAGGCTCTGGTGGACCAGATAGGACGGGCTTGATGTCGTACTGCACCAAGGCAGACATCCAGAAGCGGGTGAGTGACCAGGCCCTGATCCAGCTCACCACCGAGGATGCCCAGGCCACCGAGCCGGACGACGATGTCATCACCGAAGCAATAGAGGCGGCGGACGGTGAGATCGACAGCTACGCGGTACGCCAATTCACAGTGCCGCTCAGCCCGGTGCCTCCCAGGATCAAGGATATCTCCCGTGACATCGCCATC includes:
- a CDS encoding phage virion morphogenesis protein; protein product: MGGFQLQFDHSLFDRIAAALTNFDPTDVGRNIGEQLRTETIFRFQRGESPKGEKWPESARVKAQGGQTLVNSAALRNSITYQVDQESIRLGTDLIYGPIHQYGGVIRAKNAPRLVFNIPGVGVRSSEEVKIPRRQFIPDPEDISDAELHRIADMVIKALVDQIGRA
- a CDS encoding gp436 family protein; this translates as MSYCTKADIQKRVSDQALIQLTTEDAQATEPDDDVITEAIEAADGEIDSYAVRQFTVPLSPVPPRIKDISRDIAIYNLYARRPHMETPEIIKDRYRSAVKWLEKLAEGKVSPGELPEPEESEHVGGQISQNERVFTRETMEGF
- a CDS encoding Mu-like prophage major head subunit gpT family protein — its product is MLVNKANLAGIYTSFSTLFNEALQTAEVIWSKVATLAPSTGSQNDYKWLGAFPMLREWIAERYIKSLEGLGYSIVNKDYEATVEVDKNDIEDDQVGVYRPVIQALGANAAVHPDKLIFELMVAGFDTDCYDGQFFFDTDHPVAGAGVSNDGGGGGNPWFLLDTSKFIMPFIYQERKKPEFVAIEDPQSESVFKRRKFQYGVDYRGAVGYALWQLAYGSKDTLSAANFEAGFQAMMAFKNDEGIPLGIKPTLLVVGPSNRAAALEILVAERLANGETNVNRGSAELLLTPWLI